In Caldisericaceae bacterium, a single window of DNA contains:
- a CDS encoding PAS domain-containing protein, which produces MDEEILDSYKNVIKALADFLGPNIEIVLHAITNDKSDIIAIENGHITGRKVGDSLTEAGKVIIKKLENGLDYFGPYKSFSPKRKNLRSITIAIRNKKGKLIGLLCLNMDLTNFENILKFVDNFLKFRSDNKEIFIKQVKKHSLEEIFTETYSTVSSKFANGRVDNFSLIKYLYEDNFFTFKNAVPYVASKLNISIYTVYSYLRKLKKESEK; this is translated from the coding sequence ATGGATGAGGAAATCTTAGATAGTTACAAAAATGTTATAAAGGCACTTGCGGACTTTTTGGGTCCAAATATTGAAATAGTTTTGCATGCTATTACTAATGATAAATCAGATATTATTGCAATAGAAAATGGCCATATTACCGGAAGAAAAGTTGGCGATTCCTTAACTGAGGCAGGAAAAGTAATCATAAAAAAACTTGAAAATGGTTTAGATTACTTTGGTCCTTATAAGAGTTTTTCACCTAAGAGGAAGAATCTTCGCTCAATAACAATTGCAATAAGAAATAAAAAGGGTAAGCTCATAGGTCTTTTATGTCTTAATATGGATCTTACCAATTTTGAAAATATTCTTAAATTCGTAGATAATTTTTTGAAATTCAGAAGTGATAATAAGGAAATCTTTATAAAACAAGTTAAAAAACATTCTTTAGAGGAAATATTTACCGAAACTTATTCTACAGTATCATCAAAGTTTGCTAACGGTAGGGTTGATAATTTTTCTTTAATTAAATACCTTTACGAGGATAATTTTTTTACATTTAAAAATGCAGTTCCGTATGTAGCCTCTAAACTAAATATTTCAATCTACACTGTGTATTCTTATTTAAGAAAATTAAAAAAGGAGAGTGAGAAATGA
- the sucC gene encoding ADP-forming succinate--CoA ligase subunit beta: MNLQEYQSRELFKKFGIPVVDGSVASSMEEALSIAKILGYPVVVKAQVLAGGRGKSGGVKIASNEEELKEKTSNILSMEIKGLKVNKVLIAKAVQIKKEFYVGFTVDRSSKRNVLIVSNEGGVEIEEVAKNDPEKILKMPLDPLLGMFSYQAKNASMFLTSDRDVASKISTILEQLFRLYVSIDANLVEINPLALVSDGSVIALDAKIVVDDNALFRHPEIEAMRELTEEEKLEIEAKSKGFTYIKLNGSIGCLVNGAGLAMATMDLVKLFGGSPANFLDIGGSSNPEKVASAIEMILRDKNVKAILINIFGGITRCDDVANGLLDAIKKVKVEIPIVVRLTGTNEDIAKKILENTPLIYVDSMVDGVSKVVELANRG, translated from the coding sequence ATGAATTTACAAGAGTATCAATCAAGGGAACTTTTTAAGAAATTTGGTATTCCTGTTGTGGATGGAAGTGTTGCAAGTAGTATGGAAGAAGCGTTGAGTATAGCTAAAATACTAGGTTATCCTGTAGTAGTAAAGGCACAGGTTCTTGCAGGTGGCCGTGGTAAATCAGGTGGAGTAAAAATTGCAAGTAATGAAGAAGAACTCAAAGAGAAGACAAGTAATATCCTCTCGATGGAGATAAAGGGACTTAAGGTGAACAAGGTTTTAATTGCAAAGGCAGTCCAAATTAAAAAAGAATTCTACGTAGGCTTTACTGTGGATAGGTCAAGTAAGAGAAATGTGCTTATTGTATCTAATGAAGGTGGAGTAGAAATTGAAGAGGTAGCCAAAAACGACCCCGAAAAGATACTAAAAATGCCATTAGATCCACTTCTTGGAATGTTCTCATATCAAGCTAAAAACGCTTCTATGTTTTTGACATCTGATAGGGATGTTGCAAGTAAGATATCTACAATACTTGAACAATTATTTAGGCTTTATGTTAGTATTGATGCAAACCTTGTTGAGATAAACCCTCTTGCACTTGTTTCTGATGGCTCTGTCATTGCACTTGATGCAAAAATTGTAGTTGATGATAATGCACTTTTTAGGCATCCAGAAATTGAAGCAATGAGAGAGTTAACAGAAGAGGAAAAACTTGAAATTGAGGCAAAATCAAAAGGCTTTACTTATATCAAACTCAATGGTTCTATTGGTTGTCTGGTTAACGGTGCAGGACTTGCCATGGCAACGATGGACTTAGTTAAACTTTTTGGTGGATCTCCTGCTAACTTTTTAGATATCGGAGGTTCTTCAAATCCTGAGAAAGTTGCAAGTGCCATAGAGATGATTTTAAGGGATAAAAATGTGAAAGCAATTCTTATAAATATTTTTGGTGGAATTACTAGATGTGATGATGTTGCAAATGGTCTTTTAGACGCTATTAAAAAAGTTAAAGTAGAAATCCCAATAGTTGTAAGACTTACAGGAACGAACGAAGATATTGCTAAAAAAATTCTTGAAAATACTCCGCTAATTTATGTTGATAGTATGGTTGATGGTGTAAGTAAAGTTGTTGAATTAGCAAATAGGGGGTAA